One window from the genome of Magnolia sinica isolate HGM2019 chromosome 4, MsV1, whole genome shotgun sequence encodes:
- the LOC131242667 gene encoding RNA polymerase II transcriptional coactivator KIWI-like isoform X4: protein MSRRGKRKDEDEYASDGDLDGSTHPKKAPRTDSDDSDTITICDISRNRRVSVRSWQGKVVVDIREFYMKDGRQMPGKKD, encoded by the exons ATGTCGAGAAGGGGAAAACGAAAGGACGAAGATGAGTATGCTAGCGATGGAGATTTGGATGGGTCCACCCATCCCAAGAAAGCTCCAAGAACAGATTCTGACGACTCCGATACCATCACAATCTGTGAT atatcgaggaatcgaagggTTTCTGTGAGAAGCTGGCAAGGGAAGGTTGTCGTTGACATTCGCGAATTTTACATGAAAGATGGCAGGCAAATGCCTGGAAAGAAAg ATTAA
- the LOC131242667 gene encoding RNA polymerase II transcriptional coactivator KIWI-like isoform X2 — MSRRGKRKDEDEYASDGDLDGSTHPKKAPRTDSDDSDTITICDISRNRRVSVRSWQGKVVVDIREFYMKDGRQMPGKKGISLSMDQWSILRDHLDEIDQAVAENA; from the exons ATGTCGAGAAGGGGAAAACGAAAGGACGAAGATGAGTATGCTAGCGATGGAGATTTGGATGGGTCCACCCATCCCAAGAAAGCTCCAAGAACAGATTCTGACGACTCCGATACCATCACAATCTGTGAT atatcgaggaatcgaagggTTTCTGTGAGAAGCTGGCAAGGGAAGGTTGTCGTTGACATTCGCGAATTTTACATGAAAGATGGCAGGCAAATGCCTGGAAAGAAAg GGATCTCACTTAGCATGGATCAG TGGAGCATACTACGGGATCATTTGGATGAAATCGATCAGGCAGTTGCTGAGAATGCTTAG
- the LOC131242667 gene encoding RNA polymerase II transcriptional coactivator KIWI-like isoform X1, producing the protein MSRRGKRKDEDEYASDGDLDGSTHPKKAPRTDSDDSDTITICDISRNRRVSVRSWQGKVVVDIREFYMKDGRQMPGKKGSVGREICNFIIIIESIPVLLVVLILELAD; encoded by the exons ATGTCGAGAAGGGGAAAACGAAAGGACGAAGATGAGTATGCTAGCGATGGAGATTTGGATGGGTCCACCCATCCCAAGAAAGCTCCAAGAACAGATTCTGACGACTCCGATACCATCACAATCTGTGAT atatcgaggaatcgaagggTTTCTGTGAGAAGCTGGCAAGGGAAGGTTGTCGTTGACATTCGCGAATTTTACATGAAAGATGGCAGGCAAATGCCTGGAAAGAAAg GTTCTGTTGGTAGGGAGATATgtaatttcatcatcatcatagagtCAATTCCAGTTTTGCTGGTGGTCCTCATCCTGGAGCTGGCAGATTAA
- the LOC131242667 gene encoding RNA polymerase II transcriptional coactivator KIWI-like isoform X3 — protein sequence MSRRGKRKDEDEYASDGDLDGSTHPKKAPRTDSDDSDTITICDISRNRRVSVRSWQGKVVVDIREFYMKDGRQMPGKKESIPVLLVVLILELAD from the exons ATGTCGAGAAGGGGAAAACGAAAGGACGAAGATGAGTATGCTAGCGATGGAGATTTGGATGGGTCCACCCATCCCAAGAAAGCTCCAAGAACAGATTCTGACGACTCCGATACCATCACAATCTGTGAT atatcgaggaatcgaagggTTTCTGTGAGAAGCTGGCAAGGGAAGGTTGTCGTTGACATTCGCGAATTTTACATGAAAGATGGCAGGCAAATGCCTGGAAAGAAAg agtCAATTCCAGTTTTGCTGGTGGTCCTCATCCTGGAGCTGGCAGATTAA